The Enterobacter kobei genome has a segment encoding these proteins:
- a CDS encoding deaminated glutathione amidase yields MYVAVGQFAVTPDWQVNALQCVNLMTQARQKGASLLVLPEALLARDDNDPDLSVKSAQPLDGDFLQPLLTESVGNAMTTILTVHVPSAPGRAVNTLVAIRDGVIIARYAKLHLYDAFSIQESRRVDPGDRVAPLIDIDGFKVGLMTCYDLRFPELALHLALQGADVLVLPAAWVKGPLKEQHWATLLAARALDTTCYVVASGECGNKNIGQSRVVDPLGATVAAAAEAPVLLMTEIFLERIALARQQLPVLRNRRFAPPQLM; encoded by the coding sequence ATGTATGTGGCGGTAGGGCAGTTTGCAGTCACGCCTGACTGGCAGGTTAATGCACTACAATGCGTGAACCTGATGACACAGGCCCGGCAGAAGGGCGCGTCGCTGTTGGTTCTCCCGGAAGCGCTGCTGGCAAGGGATGATAATGACCCGGATCTGTCCGTGAAGTCCGCGCAGCCGCTTGATGGCGACTTTTTACAGCCGTTGCTCACCGAGAGCGTGGGTAACGCGATGACGACCATCTTAACAGTGCACGTTCCTTCAGCGCCGGGGCGCGCCGTAAATACGCTGGTGGCTATCCGTGATGGCGTGATTATCGCGCGCTATGCCAAGCTTCATCTTTATGATGCGTTCAGCATTCAGGAGTCACGGCGTGTTGACCCTGGAGACCGCGTTGCGCCGTTAATTGATATTGACGGGTTTAAGGTTGGGTTAATGACCTGCTACGACCTCCGTTTTCCTGAGCTGGCATTGCATCTGGCCCTGCAAGGGGCAGACGTACTGGTGTTGCCTGCTGCATGGGTTAAGGGACCGCTGAAAGAGCAGCATTGGGCAACGCTGCTTGCGGCGCGCGCGCTGGACACGACCTGCTATGTCGTTGCTTCCGGGGAGTGTGGCAATAAAAATATCGGGCAGAGCAGGGTGGTTGATCCACTGGGAGCCACGGTTGCCGCAGCAGCGGAAGCGCCGGTGCTGCTGATGACGGAGATATTTTTAGAAAGAATTGCGCTTGCGCGTCAGCAATTACCTGTTCTTCGTAACCGACGCTTTGCGCCACCGCAATTAATGTGA
- the crcB gene encoding fluoride efflux transporter CrcB: MLQLLLAVFIGGGTGSVARWFLSMRFNPLHQAIPMGTLAANLIGAFIIGMGLAWFNRMTHIDPMWKVLITTGFCGGLTTFSTFSAETVFLFQEGRIGWALVNIAINMLGSFAMTGIAFWLFSSVSTH; the protein is encoded by the coding sequence GTGTTACAACTCCTTTTGGCTGTTTTTATTGGTGGAGGCACAGGGAGCGTTGCGAGATGGTTCCTGAGTATGCGGTTTAACCCCCTGCACCAAGCGATTCCCATGGGGACACTGGCTGCCAACCTGATTGGTGCTTTTATCATTGGTATGGGGCTGGCCTGGTTTAACCGGATGACGCACATCGATCCCATGTGGAAGGTCCTGATTACCACCGGGTTCTGTGGCGGTTTAACGACTTTCTCAACCTTTTCTGCGGAAACGGTTTTTCTCTTTCAGGAAGGCCGTATCGGCTGGGCGCTGGTGAATATCGCGATCAACATGCTTGGATCCTTCGCGATGACGGGGATCGCATTTTGGCTATTTTCCTCAGTAAGCACGCATTAA
- the lipA gene encoding lipoyl synthase has product MSKPIVMERGVKYRDADKMALIPVKNVATEREALLRKPEWMKIKLPADSSRIQGIKAAMRKNGLHSVCEEASCPNLAECFNHGTATFMILGAICTRRCPFCDVAHGRPVAPDANEPQKLAQTIADMALRYVVITSVDRDDLRDGGAQHFADCITAIREKSPNIKIETLVPDFRGRMDRALDILTATPPDVFNHNLENVPRLYRQVRPGADYNWSLKLLERFKEAHPHIPTKSGLMVGLGETNDEIIEVMRDLRRHGVTMLTLGQYLQPSRHHLPVQRYVSPDEFDEMKAEALAMGFTHAACGPFVRSSYHADMQAKGEEVK; this is encoded by the coding sequence ATGAGTAAACCCATTGTGATGGAACGCGGTGTTAAATACCGCGATGCCGATAAAATGGCCCTTATCCCGGTTAAAAACGTGGCTACCGAGCGCGAGGCGCTGTTAAGAAAACCGGAATGGATGAAAATCAAACTTCCGGCTGACTCTTCGCGTATCCAGGGGATCAAAGCGGCGATGCGCAAGAATGGCCTTCACTCCGTCTGTGAAGAAGCGTCTTGCCCTAACCTTGCTGAATGTTTCAATCACGGCACCGCGACGTTTATGATTCTGGGTGCCATCTGTACCCGCCGCTGCCCATTCTGTGACGTTGCTCATGGCCGCCCGGTCGCGCCCGATGCTAACGAGCCGCAAAAACTGGCGCAAACCATCGCTGACATGGCGCTGCGTTATGTGGTCATCACATCCGTTGACCGTGACGATCTGCGCGATGGTGGAGCTCAGCACTTCGCTGACTGCATTACTGCTATTCGCGAGAAAAGCCCGAACATTAAAATCGAGACGCTGGTTCCTGACTTCCGCGGCCGTATGGACCGTGCGCTGGACATCCTGACCGCGACGCCGCCAGATGTGTTTAACCACAACCTGGAGAACGTGCCGCGTCTTTATCGTCAGGTACGACCGGGTGCGGATTACAACTGGTCTCTGAAGCTGCTGGAGCGCTTTAAAGAAGCCCATCCGCATATCCCTACCAAGTCAGGTCTGATGGTCGGTCTGGGTGAAACTAATGACGAAATCATCGAAGTGATGCGCGATCTGCGCCGCCACGGTGTGACCATGCTGACGCTGGGCCAGTATCTGCAGCCAAGCCGTCACCATCTGCCGGTACAGCGCTACGTTAGCCCGGATGAGTTTGATGAGATGAAAGCCGAAGCGCTGGCGATGGGCTTTACCCACGCAGCATGCGGTCCGTTTGTTCGCTCTTCTTACCATGCTGATATGCAGGCAAAAGGCGAAGAAGTCAAATAG
- the tatE gene encoding twin-arginine translocase subunit TatE, with amino-acid sequence MGEISITKLLVVAALVVLLFGTKKLRTLGGDLGAAIKGFKKAMNDDDAAAKKSAEDIPAEKLSHKE; translated from the coding sequence ATGGGTGAGATTAGTATTACCAAACTGCTGGTGGTTGCCGCACTGGTCGTCCTGCTGTTTGGTACCAAGAAGTTACGCACGCTGGGTGGTGACCTGGGGGCTGCCATCAAAGGCTTTAAGAAAGCGATGAACGACGATGATGCCGCCGCGAAGAAAAGCGCTGAGGACATCCCGGCAGAGAAGCTTTCTCACAAAGAGTAA
- the cspE gene encoding transcription antiterminator/RNA stability regulator CspE: MSKIKGNVKWFNESKGFGFITPEDGSKDVFVHFSAIQSNGFKTLAEGQRVEFEITNGAKGPSAANVIAL; encoded by the coding sequence ATGTCTAAGATTAAAGGTAACGTTAAGTGGTTTAATGAGTCCAAAGGATTCGGTTTCATTACTCCTGAAGATGGCAGCAAAGATGTGTTCGTACACTTCTCTGCAATCCAGTCTAATGGTTTCAAAACTCTGGCTGAAGGTCAGCGCGTAGAGTTCGAAATCACTAACGGTGCCAAAGGCCCTTCTGCTGCTAACGTAATCGCTCTGTAA
- the pagP gene encoding lipid IV(A) palmitoyltransferase PagP yields the protein MSLRNTFFSLLLFIFGQLTFSSVAQAEDNATNKGWFSTFTDNVSQTWSAPEHYDLYVPAITWHARFAYDKEKTDKYNERPWGAGFGQSRWDEKGNWHGIYLMAFKDSFNKWEPIGGYGWEKTWRPLADENFHVGLGYTAGVTARDNWNYIPIPVLLPLASIGYGPATFQMTYIPGTYNNGNVYFAWMRFQF from the coding sequence GTGAGCTTACGTAATACTTTTTTCTCTCTTTTATTGTTTATTTTTGGTCAGTTAACGTTTTCATCTGTTGCACAGGCAGAAGACAACGCGACGAATAAAGGCTGGTTCTCTACTTTTACGGATAATGTTTCGCAGACCTGGTCAGCACCTGAACATTATGATCTCTATGTACCGGCAATAACGTGGCATGCGCGCTTTGCTTATGACAAAGAGAAAACAGATAAATACAACGAGCGCCCGTGGGGGGCTGGTTTTGGTCAGTCGCGCTGGGATGAGAAAGGAAACTGGCACGGCATCTATCTGATGGCCTTTAAAGACTCGTTTAATAAATGGGAACCGATTGGGGGTTACGGCTGGGAGAAAACGTGGCGCCCGCTGGCGGACGAGAATTTCCACGTCGGGTTAGGCTATACCGCAGGGGTGACGGCGCGTGATAACTGGAACTACATTCCGATCCCCGTGCTGCTGCCTTTGGCCTCGATTGGCTATGGCCCGGCAACGTTCCAGATGACCTACATCCCCGGGACGTACAACAACGGTAACGTTTACTTCGCCTGGATGCGTTTTCAGTTTTGA